One Canis lupus dingo isolate Sandy chromosome 3, ASM325472v2, whole genome shotgun sequence DNA window includes the following coding sequences:
- the GRPEL1 gene encoding grpE protein homolog 1, mitochondrial, translated as MPGACAVPTAATTVMAARCVRLARHGVPALALCLRPSPRLLCTATKQKNGRNLEEDVGQNEQKTDTPSTEKTLMDEKVKLEEQLKETVEKYKRALADTENLRQRSQKLVEEAKLYGIQGFCKDLLEVADILEKATQSVPKEEVKDDNPHLKNLYEGLVMTEVQIQKVFTKHGLLRLNPVGARFDPYEHEALFHTPVEGKEPGTVALVSKVGYKLHGRTLRPALVGVVKEA; from the exons ATGCCCGGTGCGTGCGCAGTGCCGACGGCGGCGACGACAGTCATGGCGGCTCGGTGCGTGAGGCTGGCGCGGCACGGCGTCCCGGCTTTGGCGCTGTGTCTCAG GCCATCTCCTCGGCTGTTGTGCACAGCTACAAAACAGAAGAATGGCCGGAACTTGGAAGAGGATGTGGGtcaaaatgaacagaagacagaTACTCCCTCTACAGAGAAGACACTCATGGACGAGAAGGTCAAGCTAGAAGAGCAGCTGAAGGAGACCGTG GAGAAATACAAGCGAGCTTTGGCAGACACTGAAAACCTGAGGCAGAGGAGCCAAAAATTAGTGGAGGAGGCAAAATTATATG GCATCCAGGGCTTCTGCAAGGACTTGCTGGAGGTCGCGGACATCTTGGAGAAAGCAACACAGAGTGTCCCAAAGGAAGAGGTTAAAGACGACAATCCTCACCTGAAGAACCTCTACGAGGGGCTCGTAATGACCGAGGTCCAGATCCAGAAGGTGTTCACAAAGCATGGCTTACTCCGGCTGAACCCCGTAGGGGCCAGGTTCGATCCCTACGAGCACGAGGCCCTGTTCCACACACCggtggaagggaaggagccaGGCACGGTGGCACTGGTCAGCAAAGTGGGGTACAAGCTGCATGGGCGCACTCTAAGACCTGCCCTGGTGGGGGTGGTGAAGGAGGCTTAG